A region from the Schistocerca serialis cubense isolate TAMUIC-IGC-003099 chromosome 1, iqSchSeri2.2, whole genome shotgun sequence genome encodes:
- the LOC126472922 gene encoding uncharacterized protein LOC126472922 produces MVGSLVALLLLAAFSRPAVAYPEPHLHLLFGGDAYEQPSVRPARGLLGGIINAATGGILKPFVAPLGGSGSSASSNSYSTGVTLPFGISAGFSGSASNADSGAGFPFGGGGGGSSAASASSSASSGSGGGGYGGASSGAASDAQANSYGNGYGVPVPNYGGSSSGASSNAQSSAGSGGGGASSGASSSAQSSANSYGSGYAAPPPNAGGASSGASSNAQSSANSYGNHGLRRSPYIASVGEFQGPPLPPPGPRGPPPPPPFAGPPGPPLFEGPPPFEGPPPRPHGPPYGHAHGFHKKHEGGFYRPEANFIEGGVYGGGGGRREGTGGGTTHIVLVPVEVTDGGGSAFGGGGSSSNSQSQANAAGGYSQGGGGGGGGGGCQRGCGGPVGVQGGVPAYSQGNYGVGGYGGSGGSSTSQSQSSAQAASGSTGQSGTVGGYAPSGGLGLSSQGVSQGGSGSYGQGAQYGGGYGQGGAGGNYNSGAGYVGSGGGGGSSGGGIGGGLSSVGSVAASGSQSSSQAGSSSVGTQLGGGFNSGGGLSGGGYGGSAGHGGSGSNGGGYGVQGGGLNYGGGYGGPGGGVSGSSSGSKASSNAVSQAGTGGFSSGGEFGGGGLGTAGSGGLVGGGGGYNGYNQGGGYGAVGGGSSSGSKASSNAASQSGSGGFSGGGGLPAGGGGYGGVGSTSGGGAGGGGALMPLDLAVQEVFGGGGSSSGSHSQSSSSSTSGSDGFGGSGSSSQSQSSSGSSSLGGGHGGSRSSSKSSSSSSAGGGPGGSYSSSKSEASSSAGSDSFIFAK; encoded by the coding sequence TTCGGCCAGCGCGAGGCCTGCTGGGTGGCATCATCAACGCTGCCACTGGCGGCATCCTCAAACCATTCGTCGCGCCGCTCGGTGGCAGTGGCTCCAGCGCCTCGAGCAACAGCTACAGCACCGGCGTCACTCTACCCTTCGGAATATCAGCGGGATTCTCCGGATCGGCATCTAATGCCGACTCTGGTGCTGGCTTCCCATtcggcggtggtggcggcggcagcTCCGCCGCTTCTGCAAGCTCCAGTGCTTCCTCAGGAAGTGGTGGCGGGGGATATGGAGGCGCTTCTTCCGGAGCAGCAAGTGATGCGCAGGCAAACTCTTACGGGAACGGCTACGGTGTACCCGTTCCCAACTACGGAGGTTCATCGTCGGGTGCCTCGAGCAACGCCCAGAGCTCAGCTGGCAGTGGTGGTGGAGGCGCGTCTTCTGGTGCATCGAGCAGTGCTCAGAGCTCTGCTAACTCATATGGTAGTGGATACGCCGCCCCTCCTCCAAATGCTGGCGGGGCGTCTTCTGGAGCGTCGAGTAATGCACAGAGCTCTGCTAATTCATACGGTAATCATGGCTTGCGCAGATCTCCTTATATTGCATCAGTAGGGGAATTTCAAGGACCTCCTCTACCACCTCCAGGACCCAGAGGacctccaccacccccaccatttgCGGGCCCTCCAGGACCTCCACTTTTTGAAGGCCCTCCACCATTTGAAGGTCCTCCACCTAGACCGCATGGGCCACCATATGGACACGCTCATGGTTTCCACAAGAAGCATGAAGGAGGGTTCTATAGACCTGAAGCAAATTTCATTGAAGGTGGCGTGTATGGTGGTGGAGGTGGCCGAAGAGAGGGTACAGGTGGAGGTACCACTCATATAGTGCTTGTGCCTGTGGAAGTCACTGACGGAGGTGGTAGTGCATTTGGAGGTGGTGGATCATCCAGCAATTCCCAATCACAAGCAAATGCTGCTGGTGGATACAgccaaggaggaggaggtggtggtggtggtggtggatgtcAAAGGGGATGTGGAGGCCCCGTAGGGGTTCAAGGAGGTGTCCCAGCATACTCTCAAGGTAACTATGGTGTTGGTGGATATGGTGGAAGTGGAGGCAGTTCTACAAGTCAGAGCCAGAGTTCAGCCCAAGCTGCTAGTGGTTCAACAGGGCAAAGTGGAACTGTGGGTGGCTATGCACCAAGTGGTGGACTAGGACTGAGTAGCCAAGGTGTTTCTCAAGGTGGAAGTGGATCCTATGGGCAGGGAGCACAGtatggaggaggatatggacaaggTGGAGCAGGAGGAAATTACAACAGTGGTGCAGGATAtgttggtagtggtggtggtgggggtagtagtggtggtggtattGGTGGAGGTCTCAGTTCTGTTGGCAGTGTGGCAGCATCAGGTAGCCAGAGCTCATCCCAAGCTGGAAGCAGTTCTGTTGGTACTCAGTTAGGTGGTGGATTTAACAGTGGAGGAGGCCTCAGTGGTGGCGGATATGGTGGAAGTGCTGGACATGgaggcagtggttcaaatggtggAGGGTATGGAGTCCAAGGAGGTGGTTTGAATTATGGTGGAGGATATGGAGGACCTGGAGGTGGTGTCAGTGGCTCTTCCTCTGGAAGCAAAGCATCAAGCAACGCTGTTAGTCAAGCTGGCACTGGTGGCTTCAGCAGTGGAGGCGAGTTTGGAGGTGGAGGCCTAGGCACTGCTGGATCTGGTGGACTAGTCGGAGGTGGAGGAGGCTATAATGGTTACAACCAAGGTGGAGGCTACGGAGCTGTTGGAGGTGGCTCTTCCTCTGGTAGTAAGGCATCGAGTAACGCTGCCAGCCAGAGTGGCAGCGGTGGTTTTAGCGGGGGAGGTGGTCTTCCAGCAGGCGGAGGAGGATATGGTGGTGTTGGATCAACTTCTggaggtggtgctggtggtggaggCGCACTTATGCCCCTCGATCTAGCTGTGCAGGAAGTCTTTGGAGGTGGAGGTTCATCCAGTGGGTCCCACAGTCAGTCGTCGTCTAGTTCCACGTCAGGAAGTGACGGTTTTGGAGGCAGCGGCTCTTCTAGTCAGAGCCAGTCGTCGTCTGGATCCAGTTCCCTTGGTGGGGGCCACGGAGGTAGCAGAAGCTCCAGCAAGTCGTCATCGTCTAGTTCAGCTGGAGGCGGTCCTGGAGGCTCCTATTCCAGCTCTAAGAGCGAAGCCAGCTCTTCGGCTGGTAGCGACTCTTTCATTTTTGCCAAGTGA